From the Crassostrea angulata isolate pt1a10 unplaced genomic scaffold, ASM2561291v2 HiC_scaffold_45, whole genome shotgun sequence genome, one window contains:
- the LOC128168746 gene encoding uncharacterized protein LOC128168746 isoform X3 encodes MHVTRQKFTLFNCCILISFATTVARNYCVKRLVNGIIRCCTGFIWNNTIGDCIGYVGLQCEIPCVYPLYGLECQSVCNCSREFCLISTGCTKYVTSTEHYKTSSHTERQTDLTTLVTYEKLTTTDSFSPILYHTSKRSLFTESHDLSPNQESFPSVTIAVSMGCLILIIFFLTLLVCLLYRRHKRLREYVDENRYLSCAFKHTNDLGRKNLSSIDDGEIKIALTIFQKKKESVIHLEPHTVSQSSNQNVSHYSYVLPSRINPENPGSRTSLISIESEAYVTPSDRYSSKAESGSGEESNIYLTVLND; translated from the exons ACTTGTGAATGGAATAATACGATGTTGCACAGGCTTTATTTGGAACAACACTATTGGAGATTGCATTG GATATGTCGGTCTACAATGTGAAATTCCATGTGTCTACCCTCTGTATGGCTTAGAGTGCCAAAGTGTCTGTAACTGCTCCCGTGAGTTCTGCTTGATATCAACTGGGTGCACCAAATATGTCACGTCAacag AACACTATAAAACAAGCAGCCATACTGAGAGACAGACTGATTTAACCACATTGGTTACATACGAAAAATTGACCACAACTGACTCCTTTTCACCAATTCTTTATCATACCTCTAAACGTAGTTTATTCACTGAAAGCCATGATTTATCGCCAAATCAAGAATCATTTCCATCAGTGACTATTGCAGTGTCCATGGGATGTCTTATTTTgatcatattttttctaacgCTCTTAGTGTGTTTACTGTATAGGAGACATAAAAGGTTACGGGAATATGTTGATGAAAATCGTTATCTCTCGTGTGCTTTTAAACACACAAATGATTTAGGAAGAAAAAATTTATCAAGCATTGATGATGGAGAGATTAAAATAGCATTGACAATCTTTCAAAAGAAGAAGGAAAGTGTCATTCATCTAGAACCACACACTGTTTCCCAATCATCCAATCAAAACGTGTCGCACTATTCTTATGTTTTACCTTCAAGGATAAATCCCGAGAATCCCGGAAGTAGGACGTCACTGATTTCGATAGAGTCGGAAGCTTACGTTACACCTTCTGATAGATATAGCAGCAAGGCGGAGTCAGGAAGTGGAGAAGAGTCAAATATATATCTCACAGTGCTCAACGATTAG
- the LOC128168746 gene encoding uncharacterized protein LOC128168746 isoform X1 has product MHVTRQKFTLFNCCILISFATTVARNYCVKRLVNGIIRCCTGFIWNNTIGDCIGTKACPLGYVGLQCEIPCVYPLYGLECQSVCNCSREFCLISTGCTKYVTSTEHYKTSSHTERQTDLTTLVTYEKLTTTDSFSPILYHTSKRSLFTESHDLSPNQESFPSVTIAVSMGCLILIIFFLTLLVCLLYRRHKRLREYVDENRYLSCAFKHTNDLGRKNLSSIDDGEIKIALTIFQKKKESVIHLEPHTVSQSSNQNVSHYSYVLPSRINPENPGSRTSLISIESEAYVTPSDRYSSKAESGSGEESNIYLTVLND; this is encoded by the exons ACTTGTGAATGGAATAATACGATGTTGCACAGGCTTTATTTGGAACAACACTATTGGAGATTGCATTGGTACGAAAG CTTGCCCTCTAGGATATGTCGGTCTACAATGTGAAATTCCATGTGTCTACCCTCTGTATGGCTTAGAGTGCCAAAGTGTCTGTAACTGCTCCCGTGAGTTCTGCTTGATATCAACTGGGTGCACCAAATATGTCACGTCAacag AACACTATAAAACAAGCAGCCATACTGAGAGACAGACTGATTTAACCACATTGGTTACATACGAAAAATTGACCACAACTGACTCCTTTTCACCAATTCTTTATCATACCTCTAAACGTAGTTTATTCACTGAAAGCCATGATTTATCGCCAAATCAAGAATCATTTCCATCAGTGACTATTGCAGTGTCCATGGGATGTCTTATTTTgatcatattttttctaacgCTCTTAGTGTGTTTACTGTATAGGAGACATAAAAGGTTACGGGAATATGTTGATGAAAATCGTTATCTCTCGTGTGCTTTTAAACACACAAATGATTTAGGAAGAAAAAATTTATCAAGCATTGATGATGGAGAGATTAAAATAGCATTGACAATCTTTCAAAAGAAGAAGGAAAGTGTCATTCATCTAGAACCACACACTGTTTCCCAATCATCCAATCAAAACGTGTCGCACTATTCTTATGTTTTACCTTCAAGGATAAATCCCGAGAATCCCGGAAGTAGGACGTCACTGATTTCGATAGAGTCGGAAGCTTACGTTACACCTTCTGATAGATATAGCAGCAAGGCGGAGTCAGGAAGTGGAGAAGAGTCAAATATATATCTCACAGTGCTCAACGATTAG
- the LOC128168746 gene encoding uncharacterized protein LOC128168746 isoform X2 — protein MHVTRQKFTLFNCCILISFATTVARNYCVKRLVNGIIRCCTGFIWNNTIGDCIACPLGYVGLQCEIPCVYPLYGLECQSVCNCSREFCLISTGCTKYVTSTEHYKTSSHTERQTDLTTLVTYEKLTTTDSFSPILYHTSKRSLFTESHDLSPNQESFPSVTIAVSMGCLILIIFFLTLLVCLLYRRHKRLREYVDENRYLSCAFKHTNDLGRKNLSSIDDGEIKIALTIFQKKKESVIHLEPHTVSQSSNQNVSHYSYVLPSRINPENPGSRTSLISIESEAYVTPSDRYSSKAESGSGEESNIYLTVLND, from the exons ACTTGTGAATGGAATAATACGATGTTGCACAGGCTTTATTTGGAACAACACTATTGGAGATTGCATTG CTTGCCCTCTAGGATATGTCGGTCTACAATGTGAAATTCCATGTGTCTACCCTCTGTATGGCTTAGAGTGCCAAAGTGTCTGTAACTGCTCCCGTGAGTTCTGCTTGATATCAACTGGGTGCACCAAATATGTCACGTCAacag AACACTATAAAACAAGCAGCCATACTGAGAGACAGACTGATTTAACCACATTGGTTACATACGAAAAATTGACCACAACTGACTCCTTTTCACCAATTCTTTATCATACCTCTAAACGTAGTTTATTCACTGAAAGCCATGATTTATCGCCAAATCAAGAATCATTTCCATCAGTGACTATTGCAGTGTCCATGGGATGTCTTATTTTgatcatattttttctaacgCTCTTAGTGTGTTTACTGTATAGGAGACATAAAAGGTTACGGGAATATGTTGATGAAAATCGTTATCTCTCGTGTGCTTTTAAACACACAAATGATTTAGGAAGAAAAAATTTATCAAGCATTGATGATGGAGAGATTAAAATAGCATTGACAATCTTTCAAAAGAAGAAGGAAAGTGTCATTCATCTAGAACCACACACTGTTTCCCAATCATCCAATCAAAACGTGTCGCACTATTCTTATGTTTTACCTTCAAGGATAAATCCCGAGAATCCCGGAAGTAGGACGTCACTGATTTCGATAGAGTCGGAAGCTTACGTTACACCTTCTGATAGATATAGCAGCAAGGCGGAGTCAGGAAGTGGAGAAGAGTCAAATATATATCTCACAGTGCTCAACGATTAG
- the LOC128168742 gene encoding uncharacterized protein LOC128168742 — protein MVVSDFDITLTQQAFADLKKSDDPGLPAPETPTSTRFAKLSDDEIKGFQELTQSKATKQSTKWGLKILTDWHIETFGVPRDLAEICEEDLAKKLSRFYCEEKPKTRKRSIPPNIIKIP, from the exons ATGGTCGTTTCGGACTTCGATATAACATTAACCCAACAGGCATTTGCCGATTTGAAAAAATCCGATGATCCCGGGTTGCCAGCCCCAGAAACGCCAACAAGTACTCGTTTTGCCAAGCTTTCCGACGACGAAATTAAAGGATTTCAGGAACTCACACAATCAAAGGCTACAAAACAAAGCACCAAATGGGGTTTAAAGATTCTTACAG ATTGGCATATTGAAACGTTTGGAGTCCCTCGAGATCTGGCTGAGATTTGCGAGGAGGATCTGGCGAAAAAACTCAGTCGCTTTTACTGTGAAGAAAAACCCAAAACCCGAAAAAGGAGCATACCTccgaatatcataaaaataccaTGA
- the LOC128168741 gene encoding uncharacterized protein LOC128168741 isoform X2, translating to MISECLLLVLRVTLVAAFWASMKCSIGYTGTACQRCPYPTYGDNCKQRCICKPHFCNHIKGCRQLPDRCPVGFTGKYCDEQCPYPQYGIGCQQSCMCSKQRCNYFTGCPFTKTVIKNQKSHQTNPFSTDESYPHTTKSVDDVNRNARNLTSITPVIPGINKTESIGEPLQQLGVKDGLNKESNANLYDFYSEKKWVKFCFVLFGIMLFLLLIVHIVLSIIQCPSGNRK from the exons ATGATTTCGGAATGTCTCCTTCTCGTTCTTCGAGTGACTTTAGTTGCAGCATTTTGGGCTTCAAT GAAATGTTCGATAGGATATACTGGTACTGCTTGTCAAAGATGTCCGTATCCGACGTATGGTGATAATTGTAAACAGCGGTGTATATGTAAACCACATTTTTGCAATCATATTAAAGGATGTCGTCAATTACCAG ACAGATGTCCCGTTGGTTTTACTGGAAAATACTGTGACGAACAGTGTCCATATCCACAGTATGGTATTGGCTGCCAACAGAGCTGCATGTGTTCAAAACAACGCTGTAATTATTTTACAGGCTGTCCATTTACAAAGACAG tAATTAAGAACCAAAAATCACACCAAACGAATCCTTTCAGCACAGATGAATCCTATCCACACACCACAAAAAGTGTTGATGATGTAAACCGTAATGCACGTAATCTTACCTCAATCACCCCTGTAATTCCAG GTATAAACAAAACGGAATCAATTGGTGAACCTTTACAACAACTAGGAGTCAAAG ATGGATTAAACAAAGAATCAAATGCGAATCTATATGACTTTTATAGTGAGAAAAAATGGGtcaagttttgttttgttctctttggaataatgttgtttttattgttaatcGTTCATATCGTATTGTCAATTATCCAATGTCCAAGTGGAAATcgcaaataa
- the LOC128168741 gene encoding uncharacterized protein LOC128168741 isoform X1, producing the protein MISECLLLVLRVTLVAAFWASMKCSIGYTGTACQRCPYPTYGDNCKQRCICKPHFCNHIKGCRQLPDRCPVGFTGKYCDEQCPYPQYGIGCQQSCMCSKQRCNYFTGCPFTKTVIKNQKSHQTNPFSTDESYPHTTKSVDDVNRNARNLTSITPVIPAGINKTESIGEPLQQLGVKDGLNKESNANLYDFYSEKKWVKFCFVLFGIMLFLLLIVHIVLSIIQCPSGNRK; encoded by the exons ATGATTTCGGAATGTCTCCTTCTCGTTCTTCGAGTGACTTTAGTTGCAGCATTTTGGGCTTCAAT GAAATGTTCGATAGGATATACTGGTACTGCTTGTCAAAGATGTCCGTATCCGACGTATGGTGATAATTGTAAACAGCGGTGTATATGTAAACCACATTTTTGCAATCATATTAAAGGATGTCGTCAATTACCAG ACAGATGTCCCGTTGGTTTTACTGGAAAATACTGTGACGAACAGTGTCCATATCCACAGTATGGTATTGGCTGCCAACAGAGCTGCATGTGTTCAAAACAACGCTGTAATTATTTTACAGGCTGTCCATTTACAAAGACAG tAATTAAGAACCAAAAATCACACCAAACGAATCCTTTCAGCACAGATGAATCCTATCCACACACCACAAAAAGTGTTGATGATGTAAACCGTAATGCACGTAATCTTACCTCAATCACCCCTGTAATTCCAG CAGGTATAAACAAAACGGAATCAATTGGTGAACCTTTACAACAACTAGGAGTCAAAG ATGGATTAAACAAAGAATCAAATGCGAATCTATATGACTTTTATAGTGAGAAAAAATGGGtcaagttttgttttgttctctttggaataatgttgtttttattgttaatcGTTCATATCGTATTGTCAATTATCCAATGTCCAAGTGGAAATcgcaaataa